From one Rhodopirellula islandica genomic stretch:
- a CDS encoding BON domain-containing protein — translation MKRTSQIVACLAASTLWIALGSSALAQQGGTETAAGGQTDGAISQGLDPDAVFSEGIQRGGAVGANTASPVGAAAVSQAGGGGTGGGGFGGGFGGGGGLGAAFGSLFGGANAARGNTATPPIRTRLRSAVEVAPLESSRVQQSASSRLRGTSNLTTVNGNLPGRMNSQSSRYDGVNVQIQDRTATLSGMVRNESDRRMTELLMRLEPGVSRIDNQISVQP, via the coding sequence ATGAAACGAACGTCTCAAATTGTAGCGTGCCTGGCCGCATCCACTCTCTGGATCGCACTGGGATCGTCGGCGCTGGCACAGCAGGGTGGAACAGAAACCGCCGCGGGCGGCCAAACAGACGGCGCCATCAGCCAAGGTTTGGACCCCGACGCAGTCTTCAGTGAGGGCATCCAGCGAGGCGGAGCAGTGGGTGCCAACACAGCATCGCCTGTCGGTGCAGCCGCGGTGTCCCAAGCGGGCGGTGGCGGCACGGGAGGCGGCGGATTTGGCGGTGGATTTGGCGGTGGCGGTGGCCTCGGAGCGGCCTTTGGCAGCCTGTTTGGAGGTGCCAACGCGGCCCGTGGCAACACAGCCACCCCTCCGATTCGAACACGACTTCGCAGCGCCGTGGAAGTCGCCCCCCTTGAATCCAGTCGTGTGCAGCAGTCCGCCTCATCGCGTCTGCGGGGCACATCGAATTTGACCACCGTCAACGGCAACCTGCCTGGCCGTATGAATTCTCAATCCTCGCGGTATGATGGCGTGAACGTTCAGATCCAAGATCGCACCGCCACGCTGAGCGGCATGGTTCGCAACGAATCCGATCGCCGAATGACCGAATTGCTGATGCGATTGGAACCGGGCGTCTCGCGAATCGACAACCAAATCAGCGTTCAACCCTGA
- the rlmN gene encoding 23S rRNA (adenine(2503)-C(2))-methyltransferase RlmN encodes MVSLPLVTTSDSESAGPRKKHLLNWSLDQLKEWLQEQGQKPFRAKQIRRWLFSGRATSFDEMTDLPAKLRDQLEEHFAIFNATEAVVSKSKDGTEKILIRLVDGGEVECVLLRDGPRRSICVSSQVGCAMGCVFCASGLDGVDRNLTGGEILEQMLRLQQRLPATERLSHIVMMGMGEPLANLPGVLAALDVARNEDGLGISPRRITISTVGLPPAIDKLAATGVPYNLAVSLHAPNDELRSELVPINRKIGIEPVLEAADRYFHSSGRRLTFEYVLLGGINDGDEHARQLSQILRGRSVMMNVIPYNPVAGLPYRTPSGAAIARFRAILESAGVNVNFRQRKGDEINAACGQLRRNRGAQEAAK; translated from the coding sequence ATGGTCTCATTGCCGCTCGTCACGACCTCTGATTCGGAGTCCGCCGGCCCCCGTAAAAAGCACTTGCTGAACTGGTCGCTCGATCAGCTCAAAGAATGGTTGCAAGAGCAGGGCCAAAAACCCTTTCGTGCCAAGCAAATCCGGCGTTGGCTGTTTTCCGGACGAGCCACCTCGTTCGACGAAATGACGGACTTGCCGGCCAAGCTGCGAGATCAGCTCGAAGAGCACTTTGCGATCTTCAACGCCACCGAAGCCGTCGTCTCAAAGTCCAAGGACGGCACTGAGAAGATCCTGATTCGTTTGGTCGACGGCGGCGAAGTCGAATGTGTGTTGTTGCGGGACGGTCCGCGACGCAGCATTTGCGTCAGCAGCCAAGTCGGTTGTGCGATGGGCTGCGTGTTCTGCGCCAGTGGACTGGATGGCGTGGATCGCAATCTGACCGGCGGCGAAATCCTGGAACAAATGCTGCGACTGCAGCAACGCCTGCCCGCCACCGAACGACTCAGCCACATCGTGATGATGGGGATGGGCGAACCGCTGGCCAATTTGCCAGGTGTGTTGGCCGCTCTCGACGTCGCTCGCAATGAAGATGGGCTGGGCATCAGCCCGCGACGCATCACGATCAGCACGGTGGGGTTGCCACCGGCGATCGACAAACTGGCGGCAACCGGGGTTCCGTACAACCTGGCGGTCTCGCTGCATGCCCCCAACGATGAACTGCGAAGTGAGCTGGTCCCAATCAATCGCAAGATTGGAATTGAACCTGTCTTGGAAGCCGCGGATCGCTACTTCCACTCCTCGGGTCGACGTTTGACGTTCGAATACGTGTTGTTGGGGGGGATCAATGATGGCGATGAACACGCGCGTCAGTTGAGCCAAATTCTTCGCGGCCGCAGCGTGATGATGAACGTGATTCCCTACAACCCCGTGGCGGGTTTGCCCTATCGAACGCCCAGCGGGGCCGCGATCGCACGATTCCGAGCGATTTTGGAATCCGCGGGGGTGAACGTGAATTTCCGGCAACGCAAAGGCGACGAAATCAACGCGGCATGCGGCCAACTGCGTCGCAACCGCGGTGCCCAAGAAGCCGCGAAGTAG